The nucleotide sequence tgttaaaaaatatagtcaTGAATTCTGTCTATAAAACGATCCCTTCACACCCAATTTCAATGTGCCATTTCTTAGTCCTAGGAACAAATACACCCacccaccttttttttttctctttcattttgtgCTTCAATCATGTCAAGTGGAAAGAAAGGTCAAGGTCGCCAAAAAATTGAGATGAAAAAAATGAGCAACGAGAGCAATTTGCAAGTGACTTTCTCGAAGCGTCGTAGTGGCCTCTTCAAGAAAGCCAGCGAGCTTTGCACCCTTTGTGGTGCATATATTGCTCTCATTGTATTCTCACCTAGTGATAAGGTGTTTTCATTTGGCCATCCAGATGTTTATACGGTCATAGACCGTTATCTATCTCAAGTCCCACCCCAAAACAATAGGATCTTACAATTCATTGAGGCTCACCGCGGTGCCGAATTGCGCGAGCTTAATGCTATGTTAACTCAAATCAACGATGCACTAGGCATCAAAAAGAAGCGCAAGAATGAGCTGAGCGATTTATGCAAGAAGAATGAGGCTCAGTTTTGGTGGGCTTGTCCCATTGAAGGGATGAATAAGGTCCAACTTCAATCTTTGAAAGATGCTTTGTTGGATCTTAAGAAACGAATTGAAGAACATGTTGGTATGGTTGTAAGTCAGGGGACTCCTACCCAAACCCTTCCGCTTTTTGTTGACAATGGATCGTCCTCTAACATGCCTATGGAGCACCAGCCAAATCATCAACAAGCTTCAATTTTCCCGGCTGGATTTTGTCAGAATCCTATGTTGCAACCTCATTTGTTTGGTTTCAACAATATGGGAGGAGA is from Medicago truncatula cultivar Jemalong A17 chromosome 1, MtrunA17r5.0-ANR, whole genome shotgun sequence and encodes:
- the LOC11434606 gene encoding agamous-like MADS-box protein AGL62, translating into MSSGKKGQGRQKIEMKKMSNESNLQVTFSKRRSGLFKKASELCTLCGAYIALIVFSPSDKVFSFGHPDVYTVIDRYLSQVPPQNNRILQFIEAHRGAELRELNAMLTQINDALGIKKKRKNELSDLCKKNEAQFWWACPIEGMNKVQLQSLKDALLDLKKRIEEHVGMVVSQGTPTQTLPLFVDNGSSSNMPMEHQPNHQQASIFPAGFCQNPMLQPHLFGFNNMGGDGGHGPSGFY